Within Mycobacteriales bacterium, the genomic segment CGAGCTGGAGCGCGCGGAAGAGGTGTCGAACCGGATCATCGAGCTCTGCCTCGAGCACGGCGGGTCGATCACCGGGGAACACGGCGTCGGCCACGACAAGAAGCTGCACATGGGCAAGATGTTCAACGAGATCGACCTCGACGTGATGCAGCTGGTGCGCTGCGCGTTCGACCCGGCCGGTCTCTGCAACCCGGGCAAGGTCTTCCCGACACCGCGGCTGTGTGGAGAGCGGCCGGGCCGGGCCCGGCCGCACCCGCTTCAACAGGCGGGCGTCGCGGATGTCTTCTGAAGCCGTCGAGCTCGACTCCTGGTCGGTCGGTGGCATCGCGCCGTCATCGGTCGTCTCGCCGACCGACGTGCCTTCGCTGGCGGAGGCGCTGGTCGATGCCGCCGGACGAGGCGACGCCATCGGAGTGTGCGGTGGTCGCAGCAAGATTCAGCAGGGCGCCGCTCCCGATGCCCTCGACGTCATGATCCGCACGGTCGGGCTCGACCGGATCGTCGAGCATGCTGCGGGCGACCTGGTCGTGACCGTGCAGTCAGGGGTGCGGCTGGCCGACCTGCAGGTTTCGCTCGGGCCCGCCGGGCAGTGGCTGGCGCTCGATCCCCCGGAAGCGGGCGCCACCATCGGCGGGGTGGTGGCCGCCGGGTCGAGCGGGCCCTGCCGGCTGCGCTACGGCACGCCGCGCGACCTGCTGGTCGGGATCACGGTCGTGCTCGCGGACGGAACCGTCGCGAAGTCCGGCGGCAAGGTGGTCAAGAACGTCGCGGGCTATGACCTCGGCAAGCTGTTCACCGGCTCGTTCGGGACGTTGGGCGTGATCGCCGAGTGCACGTTCCGCCTGCATCCGCTGCCACCCGTACGACGTGTTGTCACTGCGAAGACCGACACCCCTGCGGCCGCGGCGGCCCGGGTTCACTCGACCGGAGCGACGCCGAGCGCGATGGAGTGGAACGGCCAGACGCTGACCGTCGTCGTCGAGTCGTTCGAGGCGGCCGCGGAGATTCAGGCGGCGGACATCGCACGAGCGATTGACGGCGAGATCAGTGACGCGCTGCCGGACGACTTCGGTCAGCTGCCGGCCGGTCAGGTCGGGGTGAAGATCACCCACCGGCTCGGCGCACTGACCGAGGTGATTGCTGACATCGGCAGGCTGGTGCCGAACGCCCGGCTGCGTGCCCACGTCGGCAGCGGCGTCGTCCACGCCGGCACCGATGACGGTGGCCTCGGCTGGCTCGACGTGCTGCGCGCCGCGATCGGGAAGCACGACGGGCAGGTGGTCGTCGTGACCGCGCCGGACGAGCTCAAGAAGGACGTCGACGTCTGGGGTCCCGCCCGGGGGATCGAGATCATGCGGCGGATCAAGGACCAGTTCGACCCGGAGCACCGGATGTCGCCGGGTCGGTTCGTCGGCGGCCTCTGATGGCCGAGATCCCGGCAGACCTGGTCGCCGAGTGCGTGCACTGCGGGTTCTGCCTGCCCACCTGCCCGACGTACCTGCTGTGGGGAGAGGAGATGGACTCGCCGCGCGGCCGGATCCACCTCATGCGACAGGTCCTCGACGGAGCTGCGATCAACGAGTCGATGGCCGTGCATTTCGACCGTTGTCTCGGGTGCATGGCGTGCGTCACCGCCTGCCCGTCCGGTGTGAAGTACGACGAGCTGATCGAAGCGACCCGCGCCGCGGTCGAGCCGCGGGTCGCACGACCGGCGCGGGATCGCGCGATGCGGACCGCCGTGTTCGGTCTGTTCACCGACCCGCGACGGTTGCGGTGGATGCGCGGCCCGCTTCGCGGCTACCAGCGGGCCGGGCTCGACCGCCTGGTCCGCCGCTCACCGGTGCTCGGGCGGCTGCCGACGGTCGAGGCGATGGCCGGTCTGCTGCCGCCGCTCGGGCCGGTCGAACCGATCCCGGCCCACACGCCGGCCGAGGGCCGACGCCGGGCGCGGGTGGGATTGCTGCTCGGCTGCGTGCAGCGCGAGTTCTTCCCCGCGGTCAACGCAGCGACCGTACGCGTGCTCGCGGCCGAGGGGTGCGAGGTCATCGCGCCGCCATCCCAAGGATGCTGCGGTGCGCTCTCCCTGCACGCCGGTCGGGAGACCGAAGCACTCAATCGGGCGAAGCGGCTGATCGCGAGCTTCGAGTCGCAGGCGGTTGACGCGATCGTCGTCAACGTGGCCGGCTGCGGGTCGGCGATGAAGGACTACGGCCGGCTGCTCGCGGACGATCCGCGGTGGTCGGAGCGTGCGGTCGCCTTCTCGGCCAAGTGCCTCGATGTCAGCGAGCTTCTCGTCGAGCTCGGCCCGGTCGCGCCACGCCACCCGGTGCCCGTGGTTGCGGCGTACCACGACGCCTGCCACCTCGGCCACGCCCAGGGAGTACGCCGCCAGCCGCGCGAGCTGCTCGCCGGGGTTCCGGGATTCGAGCTGCGCGAGATCGCCGAATCCGACATCTGCTGCGGCTCGGCGGGCGTCTACAACTTGTTCGAGCCGGCCGCCGCGCGCGAGCTCGGCGACCGCAAGGCCGCCCGCGTGGCGGCAACAGAGGCAGAGGTACTGGTCACCGGGAACCCGGGTTGTCTTATGCAGATCGATGCGGCGCTTCGCCGGGCTGGACGGTCGATCCGGCTCGCGCACACGGTCGAGGTCCTCGACGCCTCGATCCGCGGCAGCTCACTCGCCGCATCCACCCCCCGGTAGTTGTCACCTGCGCGCACTAAGGTCGGGCGTCGTGAGTGCCATCCAGAGCGAGCGCGACAACGCGATCCTGGTCGAGGACCTGCACAAGTCGTTCGGCGACGTTCATGCCCTCGCTGGCGTCGACCTGCAGGTGCCGCGCGGCACCGTGCTCGGGGTCCTCGGGCCGAACGGCGCGGGCAAGACGACCGCGGTCAAGATCCTGACCACGCTGACCTTGCCCGACTCGGGGAAGGTCGTCGTGGACGGGCGCGACGTCGTCGCGCAGCCGGCCGCGGTTCGCCAGTCGATCGGCCTGGCCGGGCAGTCCGCCGCGATCGTCCAGGAGCTGAACGGCCGGGAGAACCTCGAGTTCGTCGGCCGGCTCTACCACCTCGGCCGCAGGCAGGCGCGCGAGCGCGCCGCCGAGCTGCTCGAGCGGTTCGGGCTCTCCGACGCGGCCGAGCGGCGCGCGAAGACCTACTCGGGCGGCATGATGCGCCGCCTCGACCTGGCCGCGTCGCTGGTCGCCCAGCCCAAGGTTTTGTTCCTCGACGAGCCGACGACGGGCCTCGACCCTCGCGCCCGCAACGACATGTGGGAGGTGATCCGCGACCTCGTCGCTGCCGGCACAACGCTGCTGTTGACCACGCAGTACCTCGACGAGGCGGATGAGCTCGCCGACAAGATCGTCGTCTTCGACCACGGCAAGGTGATCGCCGAGGGCACCGCCGACGACCTGAAGGACACCATCGGCGGCGATGTGGTCGAGTTCACCGTCGCCGATCGTGGCCAGCACCAGCTGGCGGTGAGCGCGGTACAGGGTCTTTCCGATGACGAGCCGACGGTGGACGGAGACGGGTACGTCGGGGTGCGCGCCGGCCGGCGCGGGTCAGCGGTGCTGCTCGAGGTCGTTCGCCGCCTCGACGCCGCGGACATCACGGCGTACGGGCTCGGGGTGCGCCGGCCTTCGCTCGACGACGTGTTCCTGGCGATCACCGGTCATCGTGCAGAGGACCAGCCATCGGTGGAGGTGAAGGCATGACCGACTTGGCGCTCGGCGGCCGGTTGCGCTGGGGGACCGCCGACGCGCTGACCCTCATGCGCCGCAACCTCCTGGTCTGGTTGAAGGTCCCGGCGTTCATCATGTTCACGGTCATCCAACCGGTGATGTTCACGCTGCTGTTCCGTTATGTGTTCGGTGGTGCGATCGTTACCAACGCGCCGGGCGGGTACGTCGACTACTTGCTGCCCGGGATCATCGGGCAGACGGCGGCGTTCACGTCGTTCGGCACTGCGATCTCGCTCGCATACGAGGCCAAGCAGGGTGTCATCGACCGGCTGCGGTCGATGCCCATCGCCCGTAGCGCGGTGCTGCTGGGACGGCTGGGCGCCGATCTCGTCCGGTTGCTCGTCACGGTCCTGATCATTGTCGGCGTCGGCTATGCCGTGGGCTTCCGCTTCCACGGCGGCGTCGGTGGCGCGATCGGCATGATCGCGCTGGCCTTGTTGCTCGGGCTCGCGACCTGTTGCGTGTCCGCGTTCATCGGACTGCAGATCCAGGACGAGGAGTCCGTGCAGGCGTTCGGGCTGATCTGGGTCTTCCCGCTGACCTTCGTCAGCTCGGCATTCGTGCCGGTCGCCACCATGCCGGGATGGCTGCAGGCCTTCGCCAACAACCAGCCGATCAGCCAGATGGTTGAAGCGATGCGCGCGCTCGCCCTGGGCGACCCGGTCGGCAACCATGCCTGGGCAGGTGCGCTGTGGATGATCGGCGTGATGGCGGTCTTCATCCCGCTCGCGGTCCGCGCGTACCGCAAGGCGTCGTAGCGTCCCCTAGCCTGAGTCGTAGCGTCCCCTAGCCTGAGTCCGTGCGGCGGTCGGCGTGGGAGACCGGTGGTCGCGCCCCGCAGCGCCTAGCGTGCGCGGTGTGACCGAGGCAGCGGAGCTTCCCGGACTGGAGCCGGACGTGGGTCAGGTGGTCGCGTCGATCGACGGCGCGAGCGTGCGGCGCGGGACCTCGACTCTTCTGCATCCGTTCGACTGGACGATCCACGCGGGCGAGCGATGGGTGGTCGTCGGCGCGAACGGCGCGGGAAAGTCGACCTTGCTCCAGCTCGTGGCCGGGGCGATCGTGCCGACCACCGGGTCCGTGCGCCTGCTCGGCGAGGCGCTCGCCGAGGCCGACCTCGACGAGCTGTTGCCGCGGGTCGGGTGGGCGAGCGCTGCCCTGGCCGACCTGATTCCTTCCGACGAGGTGGTGCTCGACGTCGTACTCACCGCGTCCCACGCCAGCATCCGGCGCGGTCAGGAGGCGTACGACGCCGACGACGTCCGGCGGGCACATGACCTGCTTGCCCAGGTCGGTTGCCGGCAGCTCGTCGACCGGCGGTTCGGCACGCTCAGCGAAGGGGAGCGCAAGCGGGTTCAGCTCGCGCGTGCGGTGATGACCGACCCCGAGGTGTTGTTGCTCGACGAGCCGGCGGCCGGGCTCGACCTCGGCGGCCGCGAGGCGTTGCTTCGCCTGCTCGGCCGGCTGGCGGCCGACCCTCATGCGCCCGTGCAGGTCCTCGTCTCGCACCACGTCGAGGAGATCCCGGAGGGCTTCACCCATGCGCTCCTGCTCCGCGAAGGCCGGGTGGTCGCAAGCGGTCCGATCGAGGCGGCTCTGACCTCGGGGTCGCTCTCGCAGGCGTTCGGCTTGCCGTTGCGGGTGCTGGCGCACCGCGGTCGGTGGACCGCGCGATCCGCCCTGGGTAGGTCGGGCTAGCTCGCCGTCAGGCCTCGGTGCCGGCGTCGAGCGCCCCGGTGCCGGCGTCGAGCGCCCCGGTGTGGGCGCCGCTCTCGTCGTGGATCTCGACTGCAACCGCGCGCAGCCGGTCGGCATGCAGGCGGCCGTGATGGGCGCAGAAATACAGGTCGCCGCCGCCCGGCATCGTGGCCCGGATCTGCGCGCGTGCGCCGCACCGGTCGCAGCGGTCGG encodes:
- a CDS encoding ATP-binding cassette domain-containing protein — encoded protein: MTEAAELPGLEPDVGQVVASIDGASVRRGTSTLLHPFDWTIHAGERWVVVGANGAGKSTLLQLVAGAIVPTTGSVRLLGEALAEADLDELLPRVGWASAALADLIPSDEVVLDVVLTASHASIRRGQEAYDADDVRRAHDLLAQVGCRQLVDRRFGTLSEGERKRVQLARAVMTDPEVLLLDEPAAGLDLGGREALLRLLGRLAADPHAPVQVLVSHHVEEIPEGFTHALLLREGRVVASGPIEAALTSGSLSQAFGLPLRVLAHRGRWTARSALGRSG
- a CDS encoding ABC transporter permease, encoding MTDLALGGRLRWGTADALTLMRRNLLVWLKVPAFIMFTVIQPVMFTLLFRYVFGGAIVTNAPGGYVDYLLPGIIGQTAAFTSFGTAISLAYEAKQGVIDRLRSMPIARSAVLLGRLGADLVRLLVTVLIIVGVGYAVGFRFHGGVGGAIGMIALALLLGLATCCVSAFIGLQIQDEESVQAFGLIWVFPLTFVSSAFVPVATMPGWLQAFANNQPISQMVEAMRALALGDPVGNHAWAGALWMIGVMAVFIPLAVRAYRKAS
- a CDS encoding FAD-binding oxidoreductase: MSSEAVELDSWSVGGIAPSSVVSPTDVPSLAEALVDAAGRGDAIGVCGGRSKIQQGAAPDALDVMIRTVGLDRIVEHAAGDLVVTVQSGVRLADLQVSLGPAGQWLALDPPEAGATIGGVVAAGSSGPCRLRYGTPRDLLVGITVVLADGTVAKSGGKVVKNVAGYDLGKLFTGSFGTLGVIAECTFRLHPLPPVRRVVTAKTDTPAAAAARVHSTGATPSAMEWNGQTLTVVVESFEAAAEIQAADIARAIDGEISDALPDDFGQLPAGQVGVKITHRLGALTEVIADIGRLVPNARLRAHVGSGVVHAGTDDGGLGWLDVLRAAIGKHDGQVVVVTAPDELKKDVDVWGPARGIEIMRRIKDQFDPEHRMSPGRFVGGL
- a CDS encoding FAD-linked oxidase C-terminal domain-containing protein; translated protein: ELERAEEVSNRIIELCLEHGGSITGEHGVGHDKKLHMGKMFNEIDLDVMQLVRCAFDPAGLCNPGKVFPTPRLCGERPGRARPHPLQQAGVADVF
- a CDS encoding heterodisulfide reductase-related iron-sulfur binding cluster, which encodes MAEIPADLVAECVHCGFCLPTCPTYLLWGEEMDSPRGRIHLMRQVLDGAAINESMAVHFDRCLGCMACVTACPSGVKYDELIEATRAAVEPRVARPARDRAMRTAVFGLFTDPRRLRWMRGPLRGYQRAGLDRLVRRSPVLGRLPTVEAMAGLLPPLGPVEPIPAHTPAEGRRRARVGLLLGCVQREFFPAVNAATVRVLAAEGCEVIAPPSQGCCGALSLHAGRETEALNRAKRLIASFESQAVDAIVVNVAGCGSAMKDYGRLLADDPRWSERAVAFSAKCLDVSELLVELGPVAPRHPVPVVAAYHDACHLGHAQGVRRQPRELLAGVPGFELREIAESDICCGSAGVYNLFEPAAARELGDRKAARVAATEAEVLVTGNPGCLMQIDAALRRAGRSIRLAHTVEVLDASIRGSSLAASTPR
- a CDS encoding ATP-binding cassette domain-containing protein; amino-acid sequence: MSAIQSERDNAILVEDLHKSFGDVHALAGVDLQVPRGTVLGVLGPNGAGKTTAVKILTTLTLPDSGKVVVDGRDVVAQPAAVRQSIGLAGQSAAIVQELNGRENLEFVGRLYHLGRRQARERAAELLERFGLSDAAERRAKTYSGGMMRRLDLAASLVAQPKVLFLDEPTTGLDPRARNDMWEVIRDLVAAGTTLLLTTQYLDEADELADKIVVFDHGKVIAEGTADDLKDTIGGDVVEFTVADRGQHQLAVSAVQGLSDDEPTVDGDGYVGVRAGRRGSAVLLEVVRRLDAADITAYGLGVRRPSLDDVFLAITGHRAEDQPSVEVKA